A window from Triplophysa dalaica isolate WHDGS20190420 chromosome 3, ASM1584641v1, whole genome shotgun sequence encodes these proteins:
- the cdc14aa gene encoding cell division cycle 14Aa isoform X1, translating to MSHVSAWGGHWRIKRRRPAMVPPTAWITHITDRLYFATLRSKPKSTANTHFFCTDDEFIYENFYADFGPLNLAMLYRYCCKLNKKLKSFTLSRKRIIHYTSYDQRKRANAAVLIGAYAVIYLKRTPEEVYRALISGTNVSYLPFRDAAFGNCTYNLSILDCLQGIRKALQHGFFDFENFDVEEYEHYERVENGDFNWIVPGKLLAFSGPHPKSKIENGYPLHGPEAYFPYFRQHNVMDVVRLNKKIYEGRRFTDAGFDHHDLFFVDGTTPSDLITRRFLHICESANGAVAVHCKAGLGRTGTLIGCYMMKHYRFTAPEAIAWIRICRPGSVIGPQQHFLEQKQHSMWVQGDLYRSQQKQQQLRQSRQQERNMSRLISSMDDISIDSASLKPQSVNENDFREEDMIHTQGDKLLALKGQRHPRPSITANCVLNPAQSTISPPKSSKAPLFHSSSPARRLARSPSSSAGNLKSFSPRLAHSLGNLYDESNFLEDANSTPQSSFTPSPSPGLTQCSPAPPSGFSFGYPASDPRPPPSHLNYSQEVDMNVNTLPGANSISASHTVRPVNRTGYSLFSRNRPSPRRGPVRAGLSGFPARYLSRSIPSLQSEYAQY from the exons ATGTCCCATGTGTCGGCCTGGGGGGGACACTGGCGCATCAAGCGTAGACGTCCAGCCATGGTGCCACCAACGGCCTGGATTACACACATTACAG ATCGTCTATATTTCGCTACACTCAGAAGCAAACCCAAGAGCacagcaaacacacatttcttcTGTACAGATGatgaatttatttatgaaaa CTTTTATGCAGATTTTGGACCCCTTAATCTAGCAATGCTGTACAGATATTGCTGCAAACTGAACAAAAAACTAAAG TCTTTTACTCTATCCAGAAAGCGTATCATCCACTACACCAGCTATGATCAACGAAAAAGAGCCAATGCTGCTGTTCTTATTGGTGCTTATGCA GTAATCTACTTAAAGAGGACTCCAGAGGAGGTGTATCGGGCTCTGATCTCTGGAACCAATGTGTCATACCTGCCTTTCAG AGATGCTGCTTTTGGCAACTGCACATATAATTTATCCATTTTAGACTGTTTACAAGGAATCCGCAAG GCCCTACAACACGGCTTCTTTGACTTTGAGAATTTTGATGTTGAAGAATATGAACATTATGAG CGTGTGGAAAACGGTGACTTTAACTGGATTGTGCCAGGAAAACTGTTGGCCTTCAGTGGACCTCATCCCAAGAGTAAAATTGAAAATG GTTATCCTTTGCATGGTCCTGAAGCATACTTCCCCTACTTCCGCCAACACAATGTCATGGATGTTGTGCGCTTGAACAAGAAAATCTATGAAGGTCGCCGCTTCACAGATGCCGGATTTGATCATCATGACCTGTTCTTTGTAGACGGCACCACACCTAGTGATCTGATCACAAGACGCTTTCTGCACATCTGTGAGAGTGCAAATGGTGCTGTGGCTGTCCACTGCAAGG CGGGGCTTGGTAGGACAGGCACTCTTATAGGGTGCTACATGATGAAGCATTATCGTTTCACAGCACCTGAGGCGATTGCCTGGATACGGATCTGCAGGCCCGGCTCCGTCATTGGACCGCAGCAGCACTTTCTCGAACA GAAACAACACAGTATGTGGGTGCAAGGCGACCTTTATCGTTCACAGCAAAAACAACAGCAGCTGAGACAAAGTCGGCAACAAGAGAGAAACATGTCCCGTCTCATCTCCAGCATGGATGACATTTCGATCGACAGTGCCAGTCTTAAGCCACAGAGTGTGAATGAG AATGACTTCAGAGAAGAGGACATGATACATACTCAAGGGGACAAACTACTAGCATTAAAGGGCCAACGCCATCCCAGACCTTCCATCACAGCCAATTG TGTGCTAAATCCAGCTCAGAGCACCATTTCACCTCCCAAATCTTCCAAAGCTCCTCTATTCCACTCCTCCTCGCCTGCACGGAGACTAGCACGCAGCCCTTCCTCATCTGCTGGTAACCTTAAAAG CTTCAGTCCACGATTAGCTCACTCCCTCGGCAACCTGTACGATGAAAGCAACTTCCTCGAAGATGCCAACAGCACACCTCAATCCTCTTTCACTCCCTCCCCGTCTCCTGGCCTAACCCAATGCTCCCCAGCTCCTCCATCAGGATTCAGCTTTGGCTACCCTGCTTCTGACCCCCGACCGCCTCCCTCCCACCTAAACTACAGTCAAGAGGTTGACATGAACGTCAATACCCTCCCTGGAGCTAACAGCATAAGTGCTAGCCATACAGTCAGGCCTGTAAACAGAACTGGCTACAGTCTGTTCTCCAGGAACCGTCCAAGCCCTCGTAGAGGTCCAGTACGTGCTGGACTCAGTGGGTTTCCAGCACGCTACCTCAGCAGATCCATTCCA
- the cdc14aa gene encoding cell division cycle 14Aa isoform X2 has protein sequence MGDCNELIGASEFIKDRLYFATLRSKPKSTANTHFFCTDDEFIYENFYADFGPLNLAMLYRYCCKLNKKLKSFTLSRKRIIHYTSYDQRKRANAAVLIGAYAVIYLKRTPEEVYRALISGTNVSYLPFRDAAFGNCTYNLSILDCLQGIRKALQHGFFDFENFDVEEYEHYERVENGDFNWIVPGKLLAFSGPHPKSKIENGYPLHGPEAYFPYFRQHNVMDVVRLNKKIYEGRRFTDAGFDHHDLFFVDGTTPSDLITRRFLHICESANGAVAVHCKAGLGRTGTLIGCYMMKHYRFTAPEAIAWIRICRPGSVIGPQQHFLEQKQHSMWVQGDLYRSQQKQQQLRQSRQQERNMSRLISSMDDISIDSASLKPQSVNENDFREEDMIHTQGDKLLALKGQRHPRPSITANCVLNPAQSTISPPKSSKAPLFHSSSPARRLARSPSSSAGNLKSFSPRLAHSLGNLYDESNFLEDANSTPQSSFTPSPSPGLTQCSPAPPSGFSFGYPASDPRPPPSHLNYSQEVDMNVNTLPGANSISASHTVRPVNRTGYSLFSRNRPSPRRGPVRAGLSGFPARYLSRSIPSLQSEYAQY, from the exons ATGGGAGATTGCAATGAACTGATCGGGGCTTCAGAGTTTATCAAAG ATCGTCTATATTTCGCTACACTCAGAAGCAAACCCAAGAGCacagcaaacacacatttcttcTGTACAGATGatgaatttatttatgaaaa CTTTTATGCAGATTTTGGACCCCTTAATCTAGCAATGCTGTACAGATATTGCTGCAAACTGAACAAAAAACTAAAG TCTTTTACTCTATCCAGAAAGCGTATCATCCACTACACCAGCTATGATCAACGAAAAAGAGCCAATGCTGCTGTTCTTATTGGTGCTTATGCA GTAATCTACTTAAAGAGGACTCCAGAGGAGGTGTATCGGGCTCTGATCTCTGGAACCAATGTGTCATACCTGCCTTTCAG AGATGCTGCTTTTGGCAACTGCACATATAATTTATCCATTTTAGACTGTTTACAAGGAATCCGCAAG GCCCTACAACACGGCTTCTTTGACTTTGAGAATTTTGATGTTGAAGAATATGAACATTATGAG CGTGTGGAAAACGGTGACTTTAACTGGATTGTGCCAGGAAAACTGTTGGCCTTCAGTGGACCTCATCCCAAGAGTAAAATTGAAAATG GTTATCCTTTGCATGGTCCTGAAGCATACTTCCCCTACTTCCGCCAACACAATGTCATGGATGTTGTGCGCTTGAACAAGAAAATCTATGAAGGTCGCCGCTTCACAGATGCCGGATTTGATCATCATGACCTGTTCTTTGTAGACGGCACCACACCTAGTGATCTGATCACAAGACGCTTTCTGCACATCTGTGAGAGTGCAAATGGTGCTGTGGCTGTCCACTGCAAGG CGGGGCTTGGTAGGACAGGCACTCTTATAGGGTGCTACATGATGAAGCATTATCGTTTCACAGCACCTGAGGCGATTGCCTGGATACGGATCTGCAGGCCCGGCTCCGTCATTGGACCGCAGCAGCACTTTCTCGAACA GAAACAACACAGTATGTGGGTGCAAGGCGACCTTTATCGTTCACAGCAAAAACAACAGCAGCTGAGACAAAGTCGGCAACAAGAGAGAAACATGTCCCGTCTCATCTCCAGCATGGATGACATTTCGATCGACAGTGCCAGTCTTAAGCCACAGAGTGTGAATGAG AATGACTTCAGAGAAGAGGACATGATACATACTCAAGGGGACAAACTACTAGCATTAAAGGGCCAACGCCATCCCAGACCTTCCATCACAGCCAATTG TGTGCTAAATCCAGCTCAGAGCACCATTTCACCTCCCAAATCTTCCAAAGCTCCTCTATTCCACTCCTCCTCGCCTGCACGGAGACTAGCACGCAGCCCTTCCTCATCTGCTGGTAACCTTAAAAG CTTCAGTCCACGATTAGCTCACTCCCTCGGCAACCTGTACGATGAAAGCAACTTCCTCGAAGATGCCAACAGCACACCTCAATCCTCTTTCACTCCCTCCCCGTCTCCTGGCCTAACCCAATGCTCCCCAGCTCCTCCATCAGGATTCAGCTTTGGCTACCCTGCTTCTGACCCCCGACCGCCTCCCTCCCACCTAAACTACAGTCAAGAGGTTGACATGAACGTCAATACCCTCCCTGGAGCTAACAGCATAAGTGCTAGCCATACAGTCAGGCCTGTAAACAGAACTGGCTACAGTCTGTTCTCCAGGAACCGTCCAAGCCCTCGTAGAGGTCCAGTACGTGCTGGACTCAGTGGGTTTCCAGCACGCTACCTCAGCAGATCCATTCCA